A stretch of the Bacteroidota bacterium genome encodes the following:
- a CDS encoding M15 family metallopeptidase: MKKFDISFKWFLPVFLFLSGIAFSQPEVPVNEFGLKVVNSKSLYLAQVAVNVENTLLNLEGLAPNLRKDVKYATTDNVTKQVLYTTPGVFLRKPAAEALKKIAEELALNGIGLVVYDAYRPYSITKKIWEFVLDEDFAASPKTGSRHNRGCAIDIGLYDIVSGELLEMPTVFDDFTEKASHKYMKISPQQRINRALLRTVMEKHGFKALESEWWHYDYSSWQSFDLMDISFEDLK; encoded by the coding sequence ATGAAAAAGTTTGATATTTCTTTCAAGTGGTTTCTTCCTGTATTCCTGTTTCTTTCAGGTATTGCATTTTCCCAACCGGAAGTTCCCGTAAATGAATTTGGATTAAAGGTCGTTAATTCCAAATCCCTTTATTTGGCTCAGGTCGCCGTCAATGTTGAGAACACATTGCTCAACCTTGAAGGATTAGCACCAAATCTTCGCAAAGATGTGAAGTACGCAACTACAGATAATGTCACAAAACAGGTGCTTTACACGACTCCGGGAGTTTTTTTAAGGAAACCTGCTGCCGAAGCATTAAAAAAGATCGCTGAAGAACTTGCTTTGAATGGTATCGGGCTTGTTGTTTATGATGCATACAGACCCTACAGTATCACAAAAAAAATCTGGGAATTTGTCCTTGATGAGGATTTTGCCGCGAGTCCCAAAACCGGCAGTCGTCACAACAGGGGGTGCGCGATTGATATCGGTTTATACGACATCGTTTCGGGTGAACTGCTCGAAATGCCGACTGTTTTCGATGATTTTACAGAAAAGGCGAGCCACAAGTATATGAAAATATCACCTCAGCAGAGGATAAACCGCGCTCTTTTGAGGACTGTCATGGAAAAACACGGGTTTAAAGCTCTCGAGAGTGAATGGTGGCATTATGATTATTCAAGCTGGCAGAGTTTTGACCTGATGGACATCAGTTTTGAAGATCTGAAATAG